A single genomic interval of Oncorhynchus tshawytscha isolate Ot180627B linkage group LG15, Otsh_v2.0, whole genome shotgun sequence harbors:
- the LOC112214566 gene encoding NACHT, LRR and PYD domains-containing protein 1 homolog translates to MATLKQQDTLMECLSCSHLKTTEIWIALEPLVSTENEISIYRLESIAGRYECTISGLRWVCESKVTLLYHFSSWDPHRAVLQSMGYRQAGPLLDIKIIEGKLKEVHLPHFACFGARVGDRYDPSIKQKVRVLHVEGRGVSIEQVDKVTRFHVKILHPSFSLRGVILQALGCSVHCDLQIYRARTAHLTLHAYLMPCDPALTQAVEKQEKCHGSTRILKPRPEKSQWLTSDFYLTTSCPSDVNPRRLELAHVDPPNFFEVFIRDADSDFSLNLSCKSRKQTIWNHEIRAAEYRGSILTSDQHFVDLHQTALIDRVSQVGPILDRLLKSGVITADGYSDVIAERNNQKKMRALFDGPLKGCGPECKDQFLEILTELEPYLINHLKLE, encoded by the exons ATGGCCACGTTAAAACAACAAG ATACTCTGATGGAATGCTTGAGTTGCAGCCATCTTAAG ACCACAGAAATTTGGATTGCGCTTGAGCCGTTAGTGTCTACAGAAAATGAGATTTCAATCTACAG ACTTGAATCTATCGCAGGACGCTATGAGTGCACAATATCAGGGCTGCGCTGGGTATGTGAGAGCAAAGTCACACTTCTGTACCACTTCAGCTCTTGGGATCCTCACAGGGCAGTGCTACAAAGCATGGGGTACAGGCAAGCAGGCCCCCTACTGGACATCAAAATCATTGAAGGAAAACTGAAAGAAGTGCATCTGCCACATTTTGCCTGTTTTGGTGCAC GGGTTGGAGATCGTTATGATCCCTCTATAAAGCAGAAAGTGAGAGTTCTTCATGTAGAAGGCCGTGGTGTGTCCATAGAACAAGTGGATAAGGTCACCCGCTTCCACGTCAAGATTctccatccatctttctctctgagaGGTGTTATCCTGCAGGCATTAGGGTGTTCCGTGCACTGTGACTTGCAGATCTACCGAGCCAGGACAGCACACCTCACGCTACATGCTTATCTGATGCCATGTGATCCTGCACTAACACAG GCAGTGGAGAAACAGGAGAAGTGTCATGGATCCACAAGGATCCTAAAACCAAGACCAGAGAAGTCCCAATGGTTGACTAGTGATTTCTACCTCACAACATCCTGTCCTTCTGATGTTAACCCTCGT AGATTGGAGCTCGCACATGTTGACCCACCAAACTTCTTTGAGGTGTTTATAAGAGACGCAGATTCAGACTTCAGTCTGAACCTAAGCTGTAAAAGTCGTAAACAAACCATATGGAACCACGAAATACGAGCAG CTGAATACAGGGGTTCCATCTTGACCTCAGACCAGCACTTTGTGGACCTCCACCAGACAGCCCTGATTGACAGAGTAAGCCAAGTCGGTCCCATCTTGGACAGACTCCTGAAGAGTGGAGTCATCACTGCTGATGGCTACAGTGACGTGATAGCTGAAAGAAATAACCAGAAGAAGATGAGGGCGCTCTTTGATGGGCCCTTAAAAGGGTGTGGCCCCGAATGCAAAGATCAGTTCTTAGagatcctgacagagctggagccATACCTAATCAATCACCTGAAGCTGGAATGA